The following DNA comes from Pleuronectes platessa chromosome 9, fPlePla1.1, whole genome shotgun sequence.
tggCCATGGTTataggggtagtggttgttgtagttggggtagttgttgttgtagatgggatcgtggttgttgttgttggggtcgtgtttgttgtcgttggggtagaggttgttgtggttggggtcgtggttgttgtagttggagaagtcgttgttgttgttggggtagtggttgttgttgttggggtagtgtttgttgtagttggtgtagtgattgttgtagttggggtagtggttgttgtagttatggCCATGGTTataggagtagtggttgttgtagttggggtagttgttgttgtagttggggtagtggtatttgtagttggtgtagtggttgttgtagttatggCCATGGTTataggagtagtggttgttgtagttggggtagtggttgttgtagttggggtagtggtagttgtagttggtgtagtggttgttgtagttggggtagtggttgttgtagttggggtagtggtagttgtagttggtgtagtggttgttgtagttggggtagtggtagttgtagatcgggtagtggttgttgtagttggggttgttgttattggtggggtcgtggttgttgttgttggggtcgtgtttgttgtagttggggtagtggttgttgtagtttgagaagtcgttgttgttgttggggtagtggttgttgttgttggggtagcgtttgttgtcgttggggtagtggttgttgtggttggggtcgtggttgttgtagttggggtagttgttgttattgttgggttcgtggttgttgttgttggggtagtggttgttgtagttggggtagttgttgttgtagatgggatcgtggttgttgttgttggggtcgtggttgttgtcgttggggtagaggttgttgtggttggggtcatggttgttgtagttggggtagtggttgtaattgttggggtcgtggttgttgttgttggggtagtggctgttgtggttggggtagtgttagttgtagttggggtagtggttgttgtttttgggctcgtggttgttgtagttggtgtagtggttgttgtagttatggCCATGGTTataggagtagtggttgttgtagttggtgtagtggttgttgtagtttgggtagtggttgttgtagttggggtagtggtagttgtagttggggtagtggttgttgtagttggtgtagtggttgttgtagttggggtagtggttgttgtagctggggttgtggttgttggggtcgttgttgtagttggggtagtggtagttgtagttggggtagtggttgttgtcgttggggtagtggttgttgtagttcgGGTAGtgttagttgtagttggggtagtggttgttgtagttggggtagtggttgttgtagttggagaagtcgttgttgttgttggggtagtggttgttggggtagtggttgttgtagtttgtgtagtgattgttgtagttggggtagtggttgttgtagttggggtagtggttgttgtagttggagaagtcgttgttgttggggtagtggttgttgtagttggggtagttgtagttgtagttggtgtagtggttgttgtagttggggtagtggtagttgtagatCGGGTAGTAGTTGgtgtagtagttgttgtagttggggtagtggttgttgtaggcggggtagtggttgttgtagttggggtagtggttgttgtagttgggctagtggttgttgtaattggagaagtggttgttgttattggggtagaggttgttgttgttggggtagtggttgttgtagttggggtagtgattgttgtagttggggtagtgttagttgtagttggggtactggttgttgtagttggggtagtggttgttgtagttggagaagtcgttgttgttgttggggtagtggttgttgttgttggggtagtgtttgttgtagttggtgtagtgattgttgtagttggggtagtggttgttgtagttatggCCATGGTTataggagtagtggttgttgtagttggggtagtggttgttgtagttggggtagtggtagttgtagttggtgtagtggttgttgtagttggggtagtggttgttgtagttggggtagtggtagttgtagttggtgtagtggttgttgtagttggggtagtggtagttgtagatcgggtagtggttgttgtcgttggggtagtggttgttgtggttggggtcgtggttgttgtggttggggtagtggttgttgtagttggtgtagtggttgttgtaggtaTGGCCATGGTTataggggtagtggttgttgtagttggggtagttgttgttgtagatgggatcgtggttgttgttgttggggtcgtggttgttgtcgttggggtagaggttgttgtggttggggtcatggttgttgtagttggggtagtggttgtaattgttggggtcgtggttgttgttgttggggtagtggctgttgtggttggggtagtgttagttgtagttggggtagtggttgttgtagttgggctcgTGGTTTTTGTGgttgggttagtggttgttgtttttgggctcgtggttgttgtagttggtgtagtggttgttgtagttatggCCATGGTTataggagtagtggttgttgtagttggtgtagtggttgttgtagtttgggtagtggttgttgtagttggggtagtggtagttgtagttgggatagtggttgttgtagttggtgtagtggttgttgtagttggggtagtggttgttgtagctggggttgtggttgttggggtcgttgttgtagttggggtagtggtagttgtagttggggtagtggttgttgtcgttggggtagtggttgttgtagttcgGGTAGtgttagttgtagttggggtagtggttgttgtagttggggtagtggttgttgtagttggagaagtcgttgttgttgttggggtagtggttgttgttgttggggtagtggttgttgtagtttgtgtagtgattgttgtagttggggtagtggttgttgtagttggggtagtggttgttgtagttggagaagtcgttgttgttggggtagtggttgttgtagttggggtagttgtagttgtagttggtgtagtggttgttgtagttggggtagtggtagttgtagatcgggtagtggttgttgtagttggtgtagtagttgttgtagttggggtagtggttgttgtaggcggggtagtggttgttgtagttggggtagtggttgttgtagttgggctagtggttgttgtaattggagaagtggttgttgttattggggtagaggttgttgttgttggggtagtggttgttgtagttggggtagtggttgttgtagttggggtagtgttagttgtagttggggtactggttgttgtagttggggtagtggttgttgtagttggagaagtcgttgttgttgttggggtagtggttgttgttgttggggtagtgtttgttgtagttgttgtagtgatttttgtagttggggtagtggttgttgtagttatggCCATGGTTataggagtagtggttgttgtagttggggtagtggttgttgtagttggggtagtggtagttgtagttggtgtagtggttgttgtagttggggtagtggttgttgtagttggggtagtggtagttgtagttggtgtagtggttgttgtagttggggtagtggtagttgttgatcgggtagtggttgttgtcgttggggtagtggttgttgtggttggggtcgtggttgttgtatttggggtagttgttgttgtagttggggtagtggttgttgtagttggggtagttgttgttgtagtcggggtcgtggttgttgtagttgggctattggttgttgtagttgtcgTTGGGGTCATGGGTGTTGTAGTTGgcgtagttgttgttgtagttggggtagtggttgttttaGCTGGGTTTGTGGTTTTTGTAgttgggatagtggttgttgtagttggggtattGGTAATTGGGGtcatggttgttgttgttggggtagtggttgttgtagttggggtagtggttgttgttgttggggtcgtggttgttgttgttggggtcgtggttgttattgttggggtagtggttctTGTAGTTGGGTTAGTGGTAGTTGTGGTTGGGGtactggttgttgtggttggggtagtggttgttgtagttggtgtagtggttgttgtagttatggCCATGGTTataggggtagtggttgttgtagttggggtagttgttgttgtagatgggatcgtggttgttgttgttggggtcgtggttgttgtcgttggggtagaggttgttgtggttggggtcgtggttgttgtagttggggtagtggttgtaattgttggggtcgtggttgttgttgttggggtagtggctgttgtggttggggtagtgttagttgtagttggggtagtggttgttgtagttgggctcgtggttgttgtggttgggttagtggttgttgtttttgggctcgtggttgttgtagttggggtagtggttgttgtagttatggCCATGGTTataggagtagtggttgttgtagttggtgtagtggttgttgtagtttgggtagtggttgttgtagttggtgtagtggtagttgtagttggggtagtggttgttgtagttggtgtcgtggttgttgtagttggggtagtggttgttgtagctggggttgtggttgttggggtcgttgttgtagttggggtagtggtagttgtagttgggatagtggttgttgtagttggggtagtggttgttgtagttcgGGTAGtgttagttgtagttggggtagtggttgttgtagttggggtagtggttgttgtagttggagaagtcgttgtttttgttggggtagtggttgttgttgttggggtagtggttgttgtagttggtgtagtgactgttgtagttggggtagtggttgttgtagttggggtagtggttgttgtagttggagaagtcgttgttgttgttggggtagtggttgttgtagttggggtagtggtagttgtagttggtgtagtggttgttgtagttggggtagtggtagttctAGAtcgggtagtggttgttgtagttggtgtagtagttgttgtagttggggtagtggttgttgtaggcggggtagtggttgttgtagttggggtagtggttgttgtagttgggctagtggttgttgtagttggagaagtggttgttgttattggggtagaggttgttgttgttggggtagtggttgttgtagttggggtagtggttgttgtagttggggtagtgttagttgtagttggggtactggttgttgtagttggggtagtggttgttgtagttggagaagtcgttgttgttgttggggtagtggttgttgttgttggggtagtgtttgttgtagttggtgtagtgattgttgtagttggggtagtggttgttgtagttatggCCATGGTTataggagtagtggttgttgtagttggggtagttgttgttgtagttggggtagtggtatttgtagttggtgtagtggttttTGTAGTTATGGCCATGGTTataggagtagtggttgttgtagttggggtagtggttgttgtagttgtcgttggtgtagtggttgttgtagttggggtagtggtagttgtagatcgggtagtggttgttgtcgttggggtagtggttgttgtggttggggtcgtggttgttgtagttggggtagttgttgttattgttgggttcgtggttgttgttgttggggtagtggttgttgtagttggggtagttgttgttgtagtcggggtcgtggttgttgtagttgggctattggttgttgtagttgtcgTTGGGGTCATGGGTGTTGTAGTTGgcgtagttgttgttgtagctggggtagtggttgttttaGCTGGGTTTGTGGTTTTTGTAgttgggatagtggttgttgtagttggggtattGGTAATTGGGGtcatggttgttgttgttggggtagtggttgttgtagttggggtagtggttgttgttggggtcgtggttgttgttgttggggtcttggttgttattgttggggtagtggttctTGTATTTGGGTTAGTGGTAGTTGTGGTTGGGGtactggttgttgtggttggggtagtcgttgttgtagttggggtagtggttgttgtaggcggggtagtggttgttgtagttggggtagtggttgttgtagttgggctagtggttgttgtaattGGAGAAGTGGTTGTCGTTATTGGGgtagaggttgttgttgttggggtagtggttgttgtagttggggtagtggttgttgtagttatggCCATGGTTataggagtagtggttgttgtagttggggtagttgttgttgtagttggggtagtggtatttgtagttggtgtagtggttgttgtagttatggCCATGGTTataggagtagtggttgttgtagttggggtagtggttgttgtagttgtagttggtgtagtggttgttgtagttggggtagtggtagttgtagatcgggtagtggttgttgtcgttggggtagtggttgttgtggttggggtcgtggttgttgtagttggggtagttgttgttattgttgggttcgtggttgttgttgttggggtagtggttgttgtagttggggtagttgttgttgtagtcggggtcgtggttgttgtagttgggctattggttgttgtagttgtcgTTGGGGTCATGGGTGTTGTAGTTGgcgtagttgttgttgtagttggggtagtggttgttttaGCTGGGTTTGTGGTTTTTGTAgttgggatagtggttgttgtagttggggtattGGTAATTGGGGtcatggttgttgttgttggggtagtggttgttgtagttggggtagtggttgttgttgttggggtcgtggttgttgttgttggggtcttggttgttattgttggggtagtggttctTGTAGTTGGGTTAGTGGTAGTTGTGGTTTGGGtactggttgttgtggttggggtagtcgttgttgttgttggggtagtggtcgTTGGGTtcatggttgttgtagttggagcagtggttgttgtagtt
Coding sequences within:
- the LOC128448730 gene encoding integumentary mucin C.1-like, producing PTTTTTTPTTTTTTPTTTTTTPNTTTTTPTTTTTTPTTTTTTRSTTTTTPTTTTTTPTTTTTTPTTTTTTPTTTTTTPTTTTTTPTTTTTTPTTTTTTPITMAITTTTTTTTPTTTTTTPTTTTTTRSTTTTTPTTTTTTPTTTTTTPTTTTTTPTTTTSPTTTTTTPTTTTTTPTTTITTQTTTTTTPTTTTTTPTTTTTSPTTTTTTPTTTTTTPTTTNTTRTTTTTTPTTTTTTPTTTTTTPTTTTTPTTTTPATTTTTPTTTTTTPTTTTTIPTTTTTTPTTTTTTQTTTT